The Chryseobacterium glaciei DNA window AATTTTTTCGAAAATTTCGGGTTCATTTTCTTTAACCCAAGCTAATTTTGACGCGGTAAAATTTCCAGGAGAATTCAATAAATGCGATAAACATTTCTCTTCTCCAATTTCCTTGAAAGCCTTTTCACCATACGGAACAGCACGGCTGTCGCACCAGATAATCGAAGGTCTTAAAAGGTTTTGATCTTTATCTACCAAAATCAAACCATGCATCTGCCACGTAATACCAATTCCTTTGATATCCTCTGCATTGATACCGGATTCATGCATGACAGCTTCGTGAGCCAGCTTTAAATTCAACCACCAATCAGTAGGGTTTTGTTCTGCCCAACCGGGATTTACAGCAGTGATTTTCATCTCTTTTTTAGGAGAAAAATCTGATGCAATAATTTTTCCGCTGGATGCCTCAATGAGACAAACTTTTACAGATGAACTGCCAATGTCATATCCTAGTAAATACATAATTTCAAAAAAGGTATTATTTTATTAGTCTGGTATTATTTTTCTTATAAATTTTAGCATCAAATCTGTAATATCTTGCAGCGCGATGCGAAACGTTGGTTTCTATCTCCTCCAACGGGATAATGTAACTGAACGATGAAATCTTCTTGTGAAAATTTTTAATATCAATTCGTTTTTCACTTAAAGCGCTATACAATTGATACAGCTGTCTTATCGTAAATCTTTTCGGTAATAATTCGAAAATAATTGAGAAGTCGGATTCTATCCATTTTCTGATCTCAATTAAAGATTCACTGATGATTTTATTATGATCAAATGGCAATGACGGAACTTCATCAATCGGATGCCAGTCTACCGTATCGTATTTCGTACTGTTAATCTTGTGGTCGATCTTGCAAAGAGAAAGATAAGCCACGGTAATGATCCTGTCTATGTGATGTTTATACTCTGTATCCATCCACTTTATATCATCCTGATTACTGGCCCGTAACGGATCTGCAAAACATTTGAACTGTTTAAGAACCATTTTCTTAATACCAGTTAATTCATGAAGCACGCGTTGAGCTGCATCGTCTACATCTTCATCGCTAAGTATTAAACTACCCGGCAACTTTCTTTGTCTTTCGGCAGGCACATCGTCCATGCGACGCTGTACCAATAAAATGTTCAGTCGATTTTCAAGGTCGAAACCAAAAACAACACAGTCGACAGAAACATACGTATGAATAAAATTCGGACTCATTTCTATGTTAACATTTACGTAACATGACAAATATAAAAATTCAATCGAGATAAAAAAATAAAATTATCACTACCTACTGCTTATCAACATATTACATATCTATTTTCTATGATAACAATACCATAAAAAATATGATAAGGTTATCGTAAATATGATGATATATTTTTACAAAGAGATTCAGAAATAGACATTTAGATTAAAATAAATTAAGCCTAAAATAAATTTATATTATCATTAAAAATATGATAAGAAAATCAAGAAAATATTTTATTTTTTTGAAAATATTTTCATAATATTCCTCTTTTTGCTATAAAAATGACAGTAAATGATTGAAAAATTTCACCATTTTCATTATCAAAGCTTAGAATTTTATCAAAACGAGAAAATAATAGAATGAAGAATAGGATAAAACAACTTATTTAAGAATATAAGTTTAACTATGAATAGATACTTTTAATAATAGATGATTTTTTTAACGTTAAGACGCAAAGATTTTCTTTAATAATTGAGAATATTTTTCGTTCGCAGAGTCGTTTGACTACGTCGAATCTTCGATTTCACTCAGCAAAGTTGAACTTTGTATGGGGTGAGCAATTACGGACAATTTAATTAATTTTTATAAAATCTTAATTGAAAATAAATCTTATTTAGTCTAAAAATAAAATTTATTATGTTAACAAATTTAATCTCTACTAAGTGATAAATTATGTAATTTTAATACAGAAAAAATTCAATTTAAGCCTTATCTAGACTGATTTTAAATAACATTAAGGAGATATAAATTAAGTAGAAATACTGAAATTAAAACAATTTCAACTCTTTACATTTGAATAAACAAAAACTGATAATTATGGCAAATGAGCAATGCTTCAAAAAATAAAATGATAATTGTCATTTAAAAAACTTTAACCATCAAAATTTAAACGAAATGATTATTAACAAAATCCTCAACGTCGATGATTACTACTACGACGTGTTTATGGCGATTTCAGGAACTCTTACCGGATTTTCTGCGAACGAACTGCAATCCACCGGTTTGGCGGAAACCTATTACAAACATATTTTAGGTCAAATCGAAACCGCAACATTCTTAGAATTTTTGAACGTTTCAAAATCTATCCTTGAAAATTCTTTCAGTCAGGATCAATTAAGAAATGCCATTCAATCCGAAATTATGGCAGATCCGGGAATGCAGGATATGTCAAACAATATCATCACAATGTGGTATTTGGGAACCTGGGAAGGCACTTACGTGAATGAATTATCATACAAAGAAAGTTTGGTTTGGAACGTTATGCACGCACATCCACCGGGAGCAAA harbors:
- a CDS encoding sugar dehydrogenase complex small subunit, with the translated sequence MIINKILNVDDYYYDVFMAISGTLTGFSANELQSTGLAETYYKHILGQIETATFLEFLNVSKSILENSFSQDQLRNAIQSEIMADPGMQDMSNNIITMWYLGTWEGTYVNELSYKESLVWNVMHAHPPGAKQPGFKSWAVQPVNSNS
- a CDS encoding NUDIX hydrolase, which codes for MSPNFIHTYVSVDCVVFGFDLENRLNILLVQRRMDDVPAERQRKLPGSLILSDEDVDDAAQRVLHELTGIKKMVLKQFKCFADPLRASNQDDIKWMDTEYKHHIDRIITVAYLSLCKIDHKINSTKYDTVDWHPIDEVPSLPFDHNKIISESLIEIRKWIESDFSIIFELLPKRFTIRQLYQLYSALSEKRIDIKNFHKKISSFSYIIPLEEIETNVSHRAARYYRFDAKIYKKNNTRLIK